In Flavobacterium okayamense, a single window of DNA contains:
- a CDS encoding cytochrome ubiquinol oxidase subunit I, with protein sequence MEEMLFYDRMQFAFTITFHYLFPQLTMGLSLMIVYFKWKFLRTNLEQYNEAAKFWMRIFALNFAMGVVTGIPMEFQFGTNWAKFSELTGGIIGQTLAMEGMFSFFLESSFLGLFLFGEKLLGHKLHFVTGFLVFLGSWMSGFLIIATHSWMQNPVGYEILANGKFVLNNFGALFTNPWLWPSYLHNQAASLVTSSFVVAGIGAFYILNKKNIEFGKLFLKTGVVFGLIASVIVAMPTGDLLAKNVVKYQPVTFAAMEGIFHTETGGSEIVLIGQPDVKNKKLDNKIAVPNILSFLTYGNWEQEIKGLDQYEEDVYPTNISGLYYGYHIMVGLGTIFIGLMSLAAFQLFRKKLFQTKWILWAFLFMIPFPYIANTTGWYTAELGRQPWLVYNLLRTSEGASPTVSSGNTLFTLLGFIGLYLLLGMLFLLLVGKIIRKGPQTQTH encoded by the coding sequence ATGGAAGAAATGCTTTTCTATGATCGAATGCAGTTTGCATTTACGATTACCTTTCACTATTTATTTCCACAACTTACGATGGGGTTGTCATTAATGATAGTATATTTTAAATGGAAATTTTTAAGAACAAACCTTGAACAATATAACGAAGCGGCTAAATTTTGGATGCGAATTTTTGCATTAAATTTTGCCATGGGCGTAGTTACAGGAATTCCAATGGAATTTCAGTTTGGTACGAATTGGGCAAAATTTTCTGAATTAACAGGAGGGATTATTGGTCAAACACTTGCCATGGAAGGAATGTTTTCTTTCTTTTTGGAATCATCTTTTTTAGGACTCTTTTTATTTGGTGAAAAATTATTAGGACATAAATTACACTTTGTAACTGGGTTTTTAGTGTTTTTAGGTTCATGGATGAGCGGATTTTTAATCATCGCTACGCATTCTTGGATGCAAAATCCTGTAGGATATGAAATCTTAGCAAATGGAAAGTTTGTATTAAATAACTTTGGAGCGTTATTTACAAATCCTTGGCTTTGGCCTTCATATTTGCATAACCAAGCAGCTTCGTTAGTTACGAGTTCTTTTGTTGTTGCAGGAATTGGAGCTTTTTATATTTTAAACAAAAAGAATATCGAGTTTGGTAAACTTTTTCTAAAAACAGGTGTTGTTTTTGGGTTGATTGCTTCAGTAATTGTGGCAATGCCTACAGGAGATTTATTGGCTAAAAATGTAGTAAAATATCAGCCGGTTACCTTTGCAGCGATGGAAGGAATTTTTCATACCGAAACTGGTGGTTCTGAAATTGTTTTAATTGGTCAGCCTGATGTGAAGAATAAAAAATTGGATAATAAAATTGCAGTTCCTAATATTTTGAGTTTTCTAACTTACGGAAATTGGGAACAAGAAATAAAGGGTTTAGATCAATATGAAGAAGATGTTTATCCAACCAATATATCAGGTTTATATTATGGATATCATATAATGGTTGGCTTAGGTACTATTTTTATTGGATTAATGTCATTGGCAGCATTTCAACTTTTTAGGAAAAAGTTATTTCAAACAAAATGGATTTTATGGGCATTTTTATTTATGATTCCTTTTCCTTATATCGCTAACACTACAGGCTGGTATACTGCAGAATTGGGACGCCAACCTTGGCTAGTCTACAATTTGTTACGAACTTCTGAAGGCGCATCACCAACAGTTTCCTCTGGAAATACCTTGTTCACCCTTTTAGGATTCATTGGCTTGTATTTATTATTGGGAATGTTATTCTTATTATTGGTTGGAAAAATTATTAGAAAAGGACCACAAACTCAAACACATTAA
- a CDS encoding thioredoxin family protein, producing the protein MQEKFRELLNQEDLALIEFINANCEPCAMIEPTLQQVKNSIGKRLSIFVVNIDDVPTVADEFSISSAPMLALFQSGEMVWKTPNVLSKQEIIEKVINSI; encoded by the coding sequence ATGCAAGAAAAATTTAGAGAATTATTAAATCAAGAAGATTTAGCCCTTATTGAATTTATAAATGCAAATTGTGAACCTTGTGCTATGATTGAACCTACATTACAACAAGTTAAAAATTCAATAGGCAAACGCTTAAGTATTTTTGTTGTAAATATCGATGACGTTCCTACTGTAGCCGATGAGTTTTCAATTTCTAGCGCGCCGATGTTAGCATTGTTCCAAAGTGGAGAAATGGTTTGGAAAACTCCAAATGTGTTATCAAAACAAGAAATTATAGAAAAAGTGATTAATTCAATTTAA
- a CDS encoding TonB-dependent receptor domain-containing protein: protein MKKNIYTLFLLGVTIAHAQDLETKKESDSTITTLLNEVIVTEYLPKNPSQILVKQDFSEKITQPKNSGEIFKDINGFHLIKRGNYAVDPAFRASQYEQLNVQIDGGTKAFHACPNRMDPVTTLINPEEVTKIEVIKGPFSVRFGNTFGGVVNIVSKSPSSNQKLLSGSISSGYESNGKSIVNVLTLDSKVKKFDFSGNLSYRDYGNYEDGNQNEIPSSFRSISYGLKTGYQINNTQRIQATFRQNFGRDVLHAGLPMDTQEDNSTLANLDYKLESNSNYFKGLNLKFYYSFVDHIMSNYRRPTFTRMSAVSNVEALTYGGKIETEWSLGKNINLFSGIDLVNLSRDGGRTRTMKTDMMGNPLPMPMVFFDKVWQDSYSNDFGYFAETKINASEKSWLTIGSRLDFITSDANDLDPTFATLYPNLDKRNETLYSGTVSYLYNFNQNYKFEASFGRGSRAANIEERFIAFFNIGRDAYEYVGNPNLKPEINNQFELSFDGKKEIKGSINTLQFGTSVFYSIYENYILGVVDETLIRKYNSTTPPIHPKVFRNIDNALKTGFEFFTNLKFYNNFTFGTDIAYTYTENRDFNESLPLTPPLVTKLKLSYENKKFWTNAQYTLTAKQNKISESYDEIPTSGYEVMDLNIGYKPIKNLSLGMGVLNLFDQYYNNHLTFAFNNVAGFGRVPITEPGRNFTFFVNYKF from the coding sequence ATGAAAAAAAATATTTACACCCTTTTCTTATTGGGTGTTACAATTGCGCATGCTCAAGATTTAGAAACAAAGAAAGAATCTGACTCAACAATAACAACTTTACTTAACGAAGTTATTGTCACAGAATATTTACCTAAAAACCCGTCACAAATACTTGTAAAACAAGATTTTTCTGAAAAAATAACACAACCTAAAAACTCAGGTGAAATTTTTAAAGATATTAATGGATTTCATTTAATTAAAAGAGGAAATTATGCTGTTGATCCTGCTTTTAGAGCTTCACAATATGAACAATTAAATGTTCAAATTGATGGTGGTACAAAGGCATTTCATGCTTGTCCTAATAGAATGGACCCAGTCACAACATTAATTAATCCTGAAGAAGTAACTAAAATTGAAGTTATTAAGGGTCCATTTTCGGTTCGTTTTGGAAATACATTTGGAGGTGTTGTAAACATCGTTTCTAAATCACCTTCATCTAATCAGAAATTATTAAGTGGAAGTATCTCTTCTGGATATGAAAGTAATGGAAAATCTATAGTTAATGTGCTTACTTTAGATAGTAAAGTTAAAAAGTTCGACTTCTCTGGTAATTTAAGCTATAGAGATTACGGTAACTATGAAGATGGAAATCAGAATGAAATTCCTTCTTCTTTTCGTAGTATTAGTTATGGTTTAAAAACGGGTTACCAGATAAATAACACGCAACGAATTCAAGCTACATTTCGTCAAAATTTTGGTAGAGATGTCTTACATGCAGGATTACCAATGGATACTCAGGAAGACAATAGCACTTTAGCAAATCTTGATTATAAATTAGAATCTAATAGTAACTATTTTAAAGGACTAAATTTAAAATTCTATTATTCGTTTGTTGATCACATCATGAGTAATTATAGACGACCAACATTTACAAGAATGTCTGCAGTTTCAAACGTAGAAGCCTTAACATATGGTGGAAAAATTGAAACTGAATGGTCATTAGGGAAAAACATCAATTTGTTTTCAGGAATAGACCTGGTAAATCTATCTCGCGATGGTGGAAGGACTAGAACTATGAAAACAGACATGATGGGAAACCCATTACCTATGCCAATGGTATTTTTCGATAAAGTTTGGCAAGATAGTTACTCTAATGATTTTGGGTATTTTGCTGAAACAAAAATAAACGCTTCAGAAAAATCTTGGTTAACTATTGGTTCCCGTTTAGATTTTATTACATCTGATGCAAATGATTTAGATCCAACTTTTGCAACTTTGTATCCTAATTTAGATAAACGGAACGAAACACTCTATAGCGGAACGGTTTCTTATCTATACAACTTTAATCAAAATTATAAATTTGAGGCTTCATTTGGTAGAGGTTCTAGAGCAGCAAATATTGAAGAACGTTTTATCGCATTTTTTAATATTGGAAGAGATGCCTATGAATATGTTGGTAACCCAAATTTAAAACCAGAAATAAATAATCAGTTTGAATTAAGCTTTGATGGAAAAAAAGAAATTAAAGGAAGTATAAACACTCTACAATTTGGAACTTCTGTGTTCTATTCAATTTATGAAAATTATATTTTAGGTGTTGTTGATGAAACTCTTATTAGAAAATACAATTCTACAACTCCTCCTATTCATCCTAAAGTTTTTAGAAATATTGACAATGCACTAAAAACTGGTTTTGAGTTTTTTACCAATCTAAAGTTTTACAATAATTTCACTTTTGGAACAGATATAGCGTATACCTATACAGAAAATAGAGATTTCAACGAGAGTTTACCGTTAACACCGCCATTAGTTACCAAACTAAAACTGAGTTATGAAAACAAAAAGTTTTGGACAAATGCGCAATATACTTTAACGGCTAAACAAAACAAGATTTCTGAAAGTTATGATGAAATTCCAACTTCAGGATATGAAGTTATGGATTTAAATATTGGATATAAACCAATAAAAAATCTCTCTTTAGGAATGGGCGTTTTAAATCTTTTTGACCAATATTATAACAATCACTTAACTTTTGCGTTTAACAATGTGGCTGGTTTTGGAAGAGTTCCAATTACTGAACCCGGAAGAAATTTTACTTTCTTTGTTAATTATAAATTCTAA
- a CDS encoding methyltransferase family protein, whose amino-acid sequence MQKTSKDYLFVGIQFILFGLYVFDYFEKFKTLAFLHYLALILAILGFLVAIFSVFNLDRNLTVYPTPKNNSNLITSGLYKYTRHPIYSGIIFFTFGYSIYLGSIYKLIISGHLFIWFFFKSNYEEKRLMEKYSDYIKYRKITGRFFPKIKKPQD is encoded by the coding sequence ATGCAGAAAACGAGTAAGGATTATCTTTTTGTTGGTATCCAATTTATTTTATTTGGATTGTATGTTTTTGATTATTTTGAAAAGTTTAAAACACTAGCTTTTCTACATTATTTAGCTTTAATACTTGCAATTTTAGGTTTTTTAGTAGCTATCTTTTCTGTTTTTAATTTAGACCGAAATCTTACGGTTTATCCAACCCCAAAAAATAATTCTAATCTGATTACATCAGGATTGTACAAATATACTCGACATCCTATTTATTCGGGTATAATCTTTTTTACTTTTGGTTATTCTATTTATTTAGGTTCTATTTATAAATTAATAATTAGTGGTCACTTGTTCATTTGGTTTTTTTTTAAATCTAATTATGAAGAAAAAAGACTGATGGAAAAATATTCAGATTACATTAAATATCGAAAAATAACGGGACGTTTTTTCCCAAAAATAAAAAAGCCTCAAGATTAA
- a CDS encoding class I SAM-dependent methyltransferase, whose product MKEFWNNRYAEKEYAYGVEPNQFLKENLHLLPKGKILFVAEGEGRNAVFAAQNRYDVYAFDYSEPAKDKALQLALDKKVTLQYSVFDVLECSYPKDFFDAIVLIFAHFPFEIRKEAHQKIQSFLKPNGKILFEAFTKEQLNYNSGGPKEISMLFSEEEVKDEFNLVSFDFLTKEIVSLNEGPYHQGKGSVIRFLATKNAENE is encoded by the coding sequence ATGAAAGAATTTTGGAATAATCGATATGCCGAAAAAGAATACGCATACGGTGTTGAACCCAATCAATTTCTAAAAGAAAATTTACATTTACTTCCAAAAGGGAAAATTTTATTTGTAGCTGAAGGGGAAGGAAGAAATGCCGTATTTGCAGCTCAAAATAGGTATGATGTTTATGCTTTTGATTATAGCGAACCGGCAAAAGATAAAGCACTACAATTAGCATTGGACAAAAAGGTTACCTTACAATATTCCGTTTTTGATGTTTTAGAATGTAGTTATCCAAAAGATTTTTTTGATGCTATAGTTTTAATTTTCGCTCATTTTCCTTTTGAAATTAGAAAAGAAGCACATCAAAAAATACAATCTTTCTTGAAACCAAATGGGAAAATATTGTTTGAAGCTTTTACTAAAGAACAATTAAATTATAATTCAGGAGGTCCAAAAGAAATATCCATGCTTTTTTCAGAAGAAGAAGTTAAAGATGAATTTAATTTAGTATCTTTTGATTTTTTAACCAAAGAAATCGTATCGCTAAATGAAGGCCCTTATCATCAAGGGAAAGGTTCAGTTATACGATTTTTAGCTACTAAAAATGCAGAAAACGAGTAA
- a CDS encoding DUF6132 family protein, with the protein MTKKQYIVTGIGIVVGLIAGYTYYFYVGCASGTCVITSKPLNSTLYGGLMGGLLFNMFVTSPKKKDK; encoded by the coding sequence ATGACAAAAAAACAATATATAGTTACAGGAATAGGTATTGTAGTTGGTTTAATTGCAGGATATACATATTACTTTTATGTGGGCTGTGCTTCGGGAACTTGTGTCATTACTTCTAAACCATTAAATAGTACACTTTATGGCGGTTTGATGGGTGGCTTGTTATTTAATATGTTTGTTACTTCTCCAAAAAAGAAAGATAAATAA
- a CDS encoding c-type heme family protein, with protein MKKIKLFSLVIIVMALFSCNQKKEDTYHEVSVFNYDPEEAKELMEKHCYLCHSPIAAEEEGRIAPPMVAIKARYIDKEGYTREEFIQHVSDFVANPTDDKALMYGAVRKFGVMPKQVFPDSAAMKIAAYMFDYRIEQPNWFKEHWQGHGNDNWEQTGKEFVAKEKEKTFEDIGLEYALGTKKVLGKNLMGTIQRDGTEKALTFCNHEAIPLTDSMSVHYNAKIKRVSDKNRNPNNKANVEELKYIEQFKKDLAGKKEVKPIVVEEGEQVHFYYPIPTNTMCLQCHGKPDAIKPEVAKKIKELYPNDLAVGYGENEVRGIWSIVFDKK; from the coding sequence ATGAAAAAAATCAAATTATTTAGTTTAGTGATTATAGTTATGGCTCTTTTTAGTTGTAACCAAAAGAAAGAGGATACTTATCATGAAGTTTCGGTATTTAATTATGATCCAGAAGAAGCTAAGGAACTAATGGAAAAACATTGCTATTTATGTCATAGTCCAATTGCAGCTGAGGAGGAAGGAAGAATTGCCCCGCCTATGGTTGCTATAAAAGCAAGATATATTGATAAAGAAGGTTACACGAGAGAGGAATTCATTCAGCATGTTTCAGATTTTGTTGCCAACCCAACAGATGATAAAGCTTTAATGTATGGAGCGGTAAGAAAATTTGGAGTAATGCCAAAACAAGTTTTTCCTGATAGTGCGGCTATGAAAATTGCTGCCTATATGTTTGATTATAGAATTGAACAACCAAATTGGTTCAAGGAACATTGGCAAGGTCATGGAAATGATAATTGGGAACAAACTGGAAAAGAATTTGTTGCCAAAGAAAAAGAGAAAACCTTTGAAGATATTGGTTTAGAATATGCTCTTGGTACAAAAAAAGTGTTAGGTAAAAACTTAATGGGAACTATTCAAAGAGATGGAACAGAAAAAGCTTTAACATTTTGTAATCATGAAGCAATTCCATTAACAGACAGTATGTCGGTTCACTACAATGCTAAAATTAAACGAGTTTCCGATAAAAATAGAAATCCGAATAATAAAGCTAATGTAGAAGAGTTAAAATACATTGAGCAATTCAAAAAGGATTTGGCTGGAAAAAAAGAGGTAAAGCCAATTGTAGTTGAGGAAGGAGAGCAAGTGCATTTTTACTATCCAATTCCCACGAATACTATGTGTCTACAATGCCATGGAAAACCAGATGCTATTAAACCAGAAGTAGCAAAAAAAATAAAAGAATTGTATCCAAATGATTTAGCTGTTGGTTACGGTGAAAATGAAGTAAGAGGTATTTGGAGCATTGTATTTGATAAAAAGTAA
- a CDS encoding peroxiredoxin — translation MEENVTFMPRIGEKAPAFTAKTTQGIINFPKDYEGKWIIFFSHPADFTPVCTSEFMTFANMEKQFNEANCELVGLSVDGLYSHIAWLRTIKEKIEYKGMKDIEVNFPLIEDISMEVSKQYGMIQPGESSTQAVRAVFFIDPKGIIRTILYYPLSIGRNFQEIYRALIALQTADAFEVACPADWQPGDEVIVPTAGSCGVAKERMDDTEELDCKDWFFCTKKLDKDLVLKTILKK, via the coding sequence ATGGAAGAAAATGTAACATTTATGCCTAGAATTGGAGAGAAAGCTCCGGCATTTACAGCAAAAACAACACAAGGAATTATTAACTTTCCTAAAGACTATGAAGGAAAATGGATAATATTTTTTAGTCACCCTGCAGATTTCACTCCAGTTTGTACTTCAGAGTTTATGACATTTGCCAATATGGAAAAACAATTTAATGAAGCAAATTGTGAATTAGTTGGACTTTCAGTAGATGGATTATATAGTCATATTGCATGGTTAAGAACCATCAAAGAGAAAATTGAATATAAAGGGATGAAAGACATTGAGGTAAATTTCCCTTTAATTGAAGATATTTCTATGGAAGTTTCAAAACAGTATGGAATGATTCAACCAGGAGAAAGTAGTACACAAGCGGTTAGAGCAGTTTTTTTCATTGACCCTAAAGGAATTATTAGAACAATTTTATATTACCCTTTAAGTATTGGTAGAAATTTCCAAGAAATTTATCGCGCATTAATTGCTTTACAAACTGCTGATGCTTTTGAAGTGGCTTGTCCTGCAGATTGGCAACCAGGGGATGAAGTAATTGTTCCAACAGCTGGTTCTTGTGGTGTTGCTAAAGAAAGAATGGATGACACAGAAGAATTAGATTGCAAAGATTGGTTCTTCTGTACAAAAAAATTAGATAAAGATTTAGTACTTAAAACAATACTAAAAAAATAA
- a CDS encoding cytochrome-c peroxidase encodes MKKIVFILTLASLISCQNKEVKYEEINIVSKTPLMIEASDYFKPISMVSSDNIPDNFQELNNPVNITSVKFENRLNEKELLGQKLYYDKRLSKNGTISCNSCHNLDTYGVDNSSFSLGDTKEFGGRNSPSSIYAALHFKQFWDGRAKDVEEQAGMPILNPVEHGIPSQEFLVNRLRRIEEYQQFFKKVFPNDNQPITYSNLTNAIGAFERKLMPESRFDRWLDGDDDALDTNEKAGLQSFINNGCIACHSGVAIGGQMMQKFGVYGNYWEHTKSKKIDNGLHDITKNESDKFVFKAPSLRNIEKTYPYFHDGSVKDLSEAVKIMGKLQSNKDLSDTEVKNIVAFLKTLTAEVDPKFKKADL; translated from the coding sequence ATGAAAAAAATTGTATTTATACTAACTCTCGCTAGTTTAATTTCTTGTCAAAACAAAGAAGTTAAATATGAAGAGATTAATATAGTTAGCAAAACTCCTTTAATGATAGAAGCAAGTGATTATTTCAAACCAATATCTATGGTTTCTAGTGATAATATTCCTGATAATTTTCAAGAGCTAAATAATCCCGTAAATATTACATCTGTAAAATTTGAAAATCGACTTAATGAAAAAGAACTTTTAGGACAAAAGTTGTATTACGATAAAAGATTATCTAAAAATGGTACAATTAGTTGTAATTCTTGTCATAACTTAGATACTTATGGTGTAGATAATTCTTCCTTTTCATTAGGAGACACGAAAGAATTTGGCGGAAGAAACTCACCAAGTTCTATATATGCAGCTTTACACTTTAAACAATTTTGGGATGGACGTGCGAAAGATGTCGAAGAACAAGCAGGTATGCCAATTTTAAATCCTGTTGAACATGGCATTCCTTCACAAGAATTCTTAGTTAATCGTTTGAGAAGAATTGAAGAATATCAACAATTTTTCAAAAAAGTATTTCCTAATGATAATCAACCCATTACGTATTCAAACCTAACAAATGCTATAGGAGCTTTTGAGAGAAAATTAATGCCTGAAAGTAGATTCGACAGATGGTTAGATGGTGATGATGATGCCTTAGATACAAATGAAAAAGCAGGTTTACAATCCTTTATAAATAATGGCTGTATTGCTTGTCATAGCGGAGTTGCTATTGGCGGACAAATGATGCAGAAATTTGGTGTTTATGGTAATTATTGGGAACATACTAAAAGCAAGAAAATTGACAATGGTTTACATGACATTACGAAAAACGAAAGTGATAAGTTTGTTTTTAAAGCACCCAGTTTAAGAAATATTGAAAAAACATATCCTTATTTCCACGATGGATCTGTAAAAGATTTAAGTGAAGCAGTAAAAATTATGGGGAAACTTCAAAGTAATAAAGATTTGAGTGATACTGAAGTAAAAAATATAGTAGCATTCTTAAAAACATTGACCGCAGAAGTTGATCCAAAATTTAAAAAAGCCGATTTATAA
- a CDS encoding MBOAT family O-acyltransferase, with product MNNIIQFFQNLTWETVMSWFVFDPKNPLLFNSALFLGIFILFYTIYIASRKTHYFRITYVVLFSLFFYYKSSGIYFWLLIFSSVVDYTLSRLIYVETVKFYRKFYLVLSLLINLGLLAYFKYTNFFIDNFNMLFSGNMKFEEIILPVGISFYTFQTLSYTIDVYRKELEPTKSFIDFLFFVSFFPQLVAGPIVRASDFIPQIYQKLNLTKEDFNKALFLIIGGLIKKAVISDYISVNFVDRVFDAPNSYSAFENLMASYGYAIQIYCDFSGYSDMAIGLALLMGFTLPPNFLTPYKSASVTEFWRRWHISLSSWLRDYLYISMGGNRKGKVRTYFNLFMTMFLGGLWHGANWKFVFWGVLHGLALAFERYFGQFIKLPKNAFVKGIQILLTFHFVVFCWLFFRAKDFETVFQIVENITNLKWNWVQIQAILVGYKNVFILLVFGFIWHFTPTSITTKNEVLFGKLPLVIKAILLGFVFWIVYATAAEGTQPFIYFQF from the coding sequence ATGAATAATATCATTCAATTTTTTCAAAATTTAACTTGGGAAACAGTTATGTCTTGGTTCGTTTTTGACCCAAAAAATCCGCTATTATTTAATAGTGCATTGTTTCTTGGTATTTTCATTTTATTTTATACTATTTATATTGCAAGTAGAAAAACACATTATTTTAGGATAACTTATGTAGTGCTTTTCTCGTTGTTTTTTTATTATAAATCAAGTGGAATTTACTTTTGGTTGCTCATTTTTTCTTCAGTTGTCGATTATACCCTATCGCGATTGATTTATGTTGAGACAGTAAAGTTTTACAGAAAATTCTATTTGGTTTTAAGTTTGCTCATCAATTTAGGGTTATTGGCTTATTTTAAATATACCAATTTCTTTATTGATAATTTCAATATGTTGTTTAGTGGAAATATGAAGTTTGAAGAAATTATTCTTCCTGTTGGAATTTCATTTTACACTTTTCAAACCTTAAGTTATACGATTGATGTCTATCGAAAGGAATTAGAACCAACAAAGAGTTTTATTGACTTCTTATTTTTCGTTTCCTTTTTTCCGCAATTGGTTGCTGGACCAATTGTTAGGGCGAGTGATTTTATACCACAGATTTATCAAAAATTAAATCTAACCAAAGAAGATTTTAATAAGGCATTATTTTTAATTATAGGTGGATTAATCAAAAAAGCAGTTATATCCGATTATATTTCGGTCAATTTTGTAGATCGTGTTTTTGATGCACCCAATAGTTATTCGGCTTTTGAAAACTTAATGGCTTCTTATGGTTATGCCATTCAAATCTATTGCGATTTTTCAGGTTATTCAGACATGGCAATTGGTTTAGCATTATTAATGGGATTCACCTTACCACCCAACTTTTTAACGCCATATAAATCGGCATCGGTTACTGAATTTTGGAGAAGATGGCACATTTCCTTGTCAAGTTGGTTACGAGATTATCTATACATTTCGATGGGTGGAAATCGGAAGGGAAAGGTACGAACCTATTTCAATCTATTTATGACCATGTTCTTGGGTGGTTTATGGCATGGAGCCAATTGGAAGTTCGTGTTTTGGGGTGTTTTACACGGATTAGCTTTGGCTTTTGAACGCTATTTCGGACAATTTATTAAGTTGCCCAAAAATGCTTTTGTAAAAGGAATTCAAATTTTATTGACATTTCACTTTGTAGTTTTTTGTTGGTTGTTTTTTAGAGCAAAAGATTTTGAAACTGTATTTCAAATCGTAGAGAATATTACAAATTTAAAATGGAATTGGGTTCAAATTCAAGCTATATTAGTTGGTTATAAAAATGTATTTATTTTATTAGTATTCGGATTTATTTGGCACTTTACACCAACTTCAATTACAACCAAAAATGAGGTGTTATTTGGAAAACTTCCATTAGTAATTAAAGCTATTTTATTAGGCTTTGTTTTTTGGATTGTATACGCAACAGCCGCCGAAGGAACGCAACCGTTTATTTATTTTCAGTTTTAA